From one Marmota flaviventris isolate mMarFla1 chromosome 1, mMarFla1.hap1, whole genome shotgun sequence genomic stretch:
- the Slc27a1 gene encoding long-chain fatty acid transport protein 1, whose amino-acid sequence MRAPGAGTASLASLALLWLLGLPWTWSAAAAFGVYVGGGGWRFLRIVCKTARRDLFGLSVLIRVRLELRRHQRAGHTIPCIFQAVVRRQPERLALVDAGSGACWTFGQLDTYSNAVANLFHQLGFAPGDVVAVFLEGRPEFVGLWLGLAKAGVVAALLNVNLRREPLAFCLGTSGAKALIYGGEMAAAVAEVSGQLGKSLLKFCSGDLGPEGILPDTHLLDPMLKEASTNPLAQSPGKGMDDRLFYIYTSGTTGLPKAAIVVHSRYYRIAAFGHHSYSMRAADVLYDCLPLYHSAGNIMGVGQCLIYGLTVVLRKKFSASRFWDDCVKYNCTVVQYIGEICRYLLKQPVREAEGRHRVRLAVGNGLRPAIWEEFTQRFRVRQIGEFYGATECNCSIANMDGKVGSCGFSSRILTHVYPIQLVKVNEDTMELLRDAQGLCIPCQPGEPGLLVGQINQQDPLRRFDGYVSESATSKKIAHSVFRKGDSAYLSGDVLVMDELGYMYFRDRSGDTFRWRGENVSTTEVEGVLSRLLGQTDVAVYGVAVPGVEGKAGMAAIADPHSQLNPNSMYQELQKVLAPYARPIFLRLLPQVDTTGTFKIQKTRLQREGFDPRQTSDRLFFLDLKQGHYLPLDEGVYTRICSGAFAL is encoded by the exons TGGCCTCTCTGTTCTGATCCGCGTGCGACTGGAGCTGCGGCGGCACCAGCGTGCTGGCCACACCATCCCGTGCATCTTCCAGGCTGTGGTGCGGCGGCAGCCCGAGCGCCTGGCCCTGGTGGACGCCGGCAGTGGCGCCTGCTGGACCTTCGGGCAGCTGGACACCTACTCCAATGCCGTGGCCAACCTCTTCCACCAGTTGGGCTTTGCTCCGGGCGACGTGGTGGCCGTCTTCTTGGAGGGCCGGCCTGAGTTCGTGGGGCTGTGGCTGGGCCTGGCCAAAGCAGGCGTGGTGGCTGCGCTGCTCAATGTCAACCTGCGGCGGGAGCCCCTGGCCTTCTGCCTGGGCACCTCAGGTGCCAAGGCCCTCATCTACGGCGGGGAGATGGCAGCGG CGGTGGCCGAGGTGAGCGGGCAGCTTGGGAAGAGCCTTCTCAAGTTTTGCTCTGGAGACTTGGGACCCGAGGGCATCCTGCCTGACACTCACCTCCTGGACCCGATGCTGAAGGAGGCGTCCACCAACCCCCTGGCACAGTCCCCTGGCAAGGGCATGGACG ATCGGCTCTTCTACATCTACACGTCAGGGACCACGGGGCTACCCAAGGCTGCCATAGTCGTGCACAGCAG GTACTACCGCATCGCAGCCTTCGGCCACCACTCCTACAGCATGCGGGCGGCTGACGTGCTGTACGACTGCCTGCCGCTGTACCACTCTGCAG GGAACATCATGGGCGTGGGGCAGTGCCTCATCTATGGGTTGACGGTTGTCCTCCGCAAGAAATTCTCAGCCAGCCGCTTCTGGGACGACTGCGTCAAGTACAATTGCACG GTGGTGCAGTACATCGGGGAGATCTGCCGCTACCTGCTGAAGCAGCCGGTGCGCGAGGCCGAGGGGCGGCACCGCGTGCGCCTGGCCGTGGGCAACGGGCTGCGGCCGGCCATCTGGGAGGAGTTCACGCAGCGCTTCCGCGTGCGGCAGATCGGCGAGTTCTACGGGGCCACCGAGTGCAACTGCAGCATCGCCAACATGGACGGCAAG GTTGGCTCCTGTGGCTTCAGCAGCCGCATCCTGACCCACGTGTACCCCATCCAGCTGGTGAAGGTCAACGAGGACACCATGGAGCTGCTGCGGGATGCCCAGGGCCTCTGCATCCCGTGCCAGCCCG GGGAGCCTGGCCTCCTGGTGGGCCAGATCAACCAGCAGGACCCACTGCGCCGCTTCGATGGCTACGTCAGCGAGAGCGCCACCAGCAAGAAGATTGCCCACAGCGTCTTCCGCAAGGGTGACAGCGCCTACCTCTCAG GTGATGTGCTGGTGATGGACGAGCTTGGCTACATGTACTTCCGGGACCGCAGCGGGGACACCTTCCGCTGGCGAGGGGAGAATGTTTCCACCACCGAGGTAGAAGGTGTGCTGAGCCGCTTGCTGGGCCAGACAGACGTGGCCGTGTACGGAGTGGCTGTGCCAG GAGTGGAGGGAAAAGCAGGCATGGCAGCCATCGCGGACCCCCACAGCCAGCTGAACCCCAACTCCATGTATCAGGAGCTGCAGAAAGTGCTGGCACCCTACGCCCGGCCCATCTTCCTGCGCCTCCTGCCTCAGGTGGACACCACAG GCACCTTCAAGATCCAGAAGACCAGGCTGCAGCGCGAGGGCTTCGACCCCCGCCAGACCTCGGACCGGCTCTTCTTCCTGGACCTGAAGCAAGGCCACTACCTGCCCCTGGACGAGGGCGTCTACACCCGCATCTGCTCGGGCGCCTTTGCCCTCTGA